A single region of the Deinococcus radiodurans R1 = ATCC 13939 = DSM 20539 genome encodes:
- a CDS encoding DeoR/GlpR family DNA-binding transcription regulator — MSPPLAEERLTRIVQLLAERGTLRTAALTELLGVSSATIRRDLDVLAGRGLIRKLHGGAALAAPEPEAPLNQDQFYRDRQQVNHLGKQRLAGRALELIAPGQTLYLDAGTTALALAEALQRTPQLTRTLRVVTHGIDVAYVLNGECALYVVGGEVYGSTYSLTGPDALSTVSRYNYDLFFVSCTSIDPAGRLTNSNSVEAQQKASILRQSRRSVLIADQSKWGPPGFAPFAGFAEVSAWVTDRAPATARAAFEQAGVTVLEADASARELSAD; from the coding sequence ATGAGTCCCCCCCTTGCCGAGGAGCGCCTGACGCGCATCGTGCAGCTGCTCGCCGAACGCGGCACCCTCCGCACGGCGGCACTGACCGAGCTCCTGGGCGTCAGCAGCGCGACCATTCGGCGCGACCTCGATGTCCTCGCCGGGCGTGGGCTGATTCGCAAATTGCATGGTGGAGCCGCGCTCGCCGCCCCGGAACCGGAGGCGCCGCTCAATCAGGACCAGTTTTACCGGGACCGCCAGCAGGTCAATCATCTGGGCAAGCAGCGCCTGGCCGGGCGCGCCCTGGAGTTGATCGCGCCGGGGCAGACCCTCTACCTCGACGCAGGCACCACCGCGCTCGCGCTCGCCGAAGCGTTGCAGCGCACTCCCCAGCTGACGCGGACACTGCGGGTGGTGACTCACGGCATTGACGTGGCCTACGTGCTCAACGGCGAATGCGCGCTCTACGTGGTGGGGGGCGAGGTCTACGGCAGCACCTACAGTCTGACCGGCCCAGACGCGCTGAGCACGGTGTCGCGCTACAACTACGACCTGTTTTTCGTCAGTTGCACCAGCATCGACCCGGCGGGCCGCCTCACCAACTCCAACAGCGTCGAGGCGCAGCAAAAGGCTTCCATTCTGCGCCAGTCACGCCGCAGCGTGCTTATCGCCGACCAGAGCAAATGGGGGCCGCCGGGCTTCGCGCCGTTCGCCGGCTTCGCTGAGGTCAGCGCCTGGGTGACTGACCGAGCGCCCGCCACCGCGCGGGCCGCTTTTGAGCAGGCCGGGGTGACGGTGCTCGAAGCGGACGCCTCAGCCAGGGAACTGTCCGCAGATTGA
- a CDS encoding GNAT family N-acetyltransferase: MKARVRELRGTAELLAAEDLQFLVWGGSERDIFPRDAMRALEHIGGLVAGAFSSDAGELVGLVVGLPTAQSHVQHSHLLAVHPAWRGTGLAVKLKQFQAEWGRERGITQIEWTYDPLRAINAQLNIHRLGAFATTYIDDFYGEMGGINAGIASDRLVAVWTPGSLPARPPQDAELPAINDPRTGDWRPGAEEAPAVLLHIPADLPGLLDEHPEQAVTWRQQTRGAFHALFGRGYRVCDFRRGAQPAYVLTAG; the protein is encoded by the coding sequence ATGAAGGCCCGGGTTCGTGAGCTCCGGGGCACCGCCGAACTCCTGGCCGCCGAAGACCTGCAATTTCTCGTGTGGGGCGGCTCGGAACGCGATATTTTTCCCCGGGACGCCATGCGGGCGCTGGAGCATATCGGTGGCCTGGTGGCCGGCGCCTTCAGCAGCGATGCGGGCGAACTCGTCGGCCTGGTGGTCGGCTTGCCCACAGCCCAGAGCCATGTGCAGCACTCGCACCTGTTGGCGGTGCATCCGGCCTGGCGCGGAACCGGCCTGGCCGTAAAGCTCAAGCAGTTTCAGGCCGAGTGGGGCCGGGAGCGGGGCATCACTCAAATCGAGTGGACCTACGACCCGCTGCGGGCCATCAACGCCCAGCTCAACATCCACCGCTTGGGGGCATTCGCCACCACGTACATCGACGATTTCTACGGCGAAATGGGCGGCATCAACGCGGGCATTGCCTCCGACCGCCTCGTCGCCGTGTGGACGCCGGGGAGTCTGCCTGCCCGTCCGCCGCAGGACGCCGAGCTCCCGGCCATCAACGACCCCCGAACGGGAGACTGGCGGCCAGGAGCGGAGGAAGCGCCCGCCGTGTTGCTGCACATTCCCGCCGACCTGCCGGGACTTCTCGACGAGCATCCCGAGCAGGCCGTGACCTGGCGCCAGCAGACTCGGGGGGCATTTCACGCGCTGTTCGGGCGCGGCTACCGGGTCTGCGACTTTCGGCGGGGCGCGCAGCCGGCTTATGTGCTGACGGCTGGGTAA